The genomic interval GCCGATCTGGACGGCGACGGCCTGCAGGAACTGGTGCTGCTGCGCAAATGGCAGGTGCAGAGTCTGACGCCGCGGGCGGGAACCAGGCCGGAATGGACGACGCTGATCAAGCACGGCACGGGCGTGCTCTTTCCGTCCTTCGACGGCTACGTTCCCTACGAGGATTTCGCCCGCGACTGGAACGGCGACGGGCAGCCGGAGGTCGCCTTTCCCGATTACGGCGTCATGCCCTTCTATGGCCGCGGCGAAAAGGGCGAATGGGCGAAAGTGGGCCAGGTCGCGCTGCACGCGCGCGGGTGGTTGAGTGTTCAGAACCGCGAGACGGACAACGAAATCGGCGACCAGCTTCAGGGGGGCTTCAACCTGCCCAAGCGGATGCTGGTCGTCGGCAAACGCGGCCGCGAGCTTTATTTCACCCAGGGCGAGGAAATCTGGCGCCATCCGCTCGAAAACGGGATGTTTCGCGAAAAGGGCGAGCGGCTGTACTTTCCCTTTCTGACCGAGCAGGAACGGCGCAACGACAACATGAACGTGGTCTCGACCGTGGAGGACCTCAACGGCGACGGCTATCCGGATCTGATTCTGCAAAAGCTGGGCGGCTCGCTGACCAACTTCAAGAGCGCCCTGCGCATTTACGCCGGCAACCCGGCCGGGTTCAACACCACGCCCGCCTACGCGACCGACCGCGACGGCCTGATCGTCATGTTGCGCTATTGGGACGTCACCGGCGACGGCAACAAAGAAATGTTCATGCCGCTGATCGAGGTCGGCTTGATGCAGATGGCGCGGATGCTGACCACGCAGATGCTCAAGGTGAAGATTCAGGTTTACCTGGGCGGCCCCGGCTTCTACGGCAAGGATCCGCAGACGACCCGCGAGATCACCATGAAGATGAATACCGATCGCGGCATCACCTTCGTCGGCTATCCGCCCAACTACGGCGAGGATTTCGACGCCGACGGCCTGCCGGACCTGTTCATGCAGCACGGCAACGGCTTCGCGATCTGGAAGAA from Myxococcales bacterium carries:
- a CDS encoding VCBS repeat-containing protein, translating into MKKVLAIFGLLALLAGSAAAAGFVSQSPAVDGRVFLVVPIDLNGDGRQDLLVPHATGEKPNAQPHLAVFLAQPAGYAASPDFDLTLPADACLFDAADLDGDGLQELVLLRKWQVQSLTPRAGTRPEWTTLIKHGTGVLFPSFDGYVPYEDFARDWNGDGQPEVAFPDYGVMPFYGRGEKGEWAKVGQVALHARGWLSVQNRETDNEIGDQLQGGFNLPKRMLVVGKRGRELYFTQGEEIWRHPLENGMFREKGERLYFPFLTEQERRNDNMNVVSTVEDLNGDGYPDLILQKLGGSLTNFKSALRIYAGNPAGFNTTPAYATDRDGLIVMLRYWDVTGDGNKEMFMPLIEVGLMQMARMLTTQMLKVKIQVYLGGPGFYGKDPQTTREITMKMNTDRGITFVGYPPNYGEDFDADGLPDLFMQHGNGFAIWKNQGKLSFSNAPIISAAVEPWGESRLRDLNGDCRADFYAWDTADPAKRGRILVLFNKP